From Dietzia sp. ANT_WB102, a single genomic window includes:
- a CDS encoding alpha/beta fold hydrolase: MTRIEDPQRVELHHSDGSTSPLLIVEADRRDERRPAILVLPGIAVGARYYLPLARALAAEGLDVAITELRGQGESTYRIGRRSGPAGYHESAAEDVPLALDAMEQRFGRRPVVLLGHSMGAQIGVYHLARHDPRVAGLVAVAAQSPFHRGFPGSLGVKLRAASVVLPLLGWVSGHVPGQVFGARSKIPADRIRDWSRLAATGIMQPARADVDYPAGLARVTVPALAVVIADDPLAPASAARNLLAMLPAARTTLEVEPEALGHNTWARRPAEVVARVLAWIGRELVDVTPGGDDDEEADAGRIRT, encoded by the coding sequence ATGACCAGGATCGAGGACCCGCAGCGCGTCGAGCTACACCACTCGGACGGCAGCACCAGCCCGCTGCTGATCGTCGAAGCAGATCGGCGGGACGAGCGTCGGCCCGCGATCCTGGTGCTGCCGGGCATCGCCGTCGGCGCCCGCTACTACCTCCCGCTCGCCCGCGCGCTCGCGGCAGAGGGGCTCGACGTCGCGATCACCGAACTCCGCGGCCAGGGCGAGAGCACCTACCGGATCGGTCGTCGCAGCGGCCCGGCCGGCTACCACGAGAGTGCGGCCGAGGACGTCCCGCTCGCGCTGGACGCTATGGAGCAGCGCTTCGGGCGCCGACCCGTCGTGCTGCTGGGCCACAGCATGGGTGCGCAGATCGGCGTCTACCACCTGGCCCGGCACGATCCGCGGGTCGCGGGCCTGGTCGCGGTGGCTGCCCAGTCGCCGTTCCATCGCGGTTTCCCCGGTTCTCTCGGTGTCAAACTGCGCGCCGCCTCGGTGGTCCTGCCTCTGCTGGGCTGGGTGTCCGGGCACGTGCCGGGCCAGGTCTTCGGGGCCAGGAGCAAGATTCCGGCCGACCGGATCCGCGACTGGTCGAGGCTCGCGGCCACCGGCATCATGCAGCCGGCCCGCGCCGACGTGGACTACCCGGCGGGCCTGGCGCGCGTCACCGTGCCGGCGCTGGCCGTGGTGATCGCAGATGACCCGTTGGCCCCGGCGAGCGCCGCCCGCAATCTCCTGGCGATGCTCCCCGCCGCGCGGACGACCCTGGAGGTGGAGCCGGAGGCACTCGGCCACAACACCTGGGCGCGCCGCCCCGCCGAGGTGGTCGCCAGGGTGCTGGCGTGGATCGGCCGGGAACTGGTCGACGTCACCCCTGGTGGGGACGACGACGAGGAAGCCGACGCCGGAAGAATTCGTACATGA
- a CDS encoding prolyl oligopeptidase family protein — MTDTAIPDPHLHLEAVDSAEALGWVRERSDRTLHDLAGGDHAEMAYARALEILDATDRIAWPVLRGRYAYTLWKDGDHPRGLWRRVPWAVLADGAPGVDHPAWETLVDVGAMADEEGVNWVYSGTVVRRPADDRALLRLSRGGADAVEIREYDLTTRRFIPVSEGGFRLPEAKCSVSWVDRDTVLLTAPLDPAGSDATESGYARVVRLWRRGTDPAQAPVIFEGRTDDVAVGASHDPVTGRVLASRAPDFHTSREVFWTPGTDPTSSSPHAVPVPEDCDVTSCGDWLMLRPRTDLEIAGRSHPGGSVLIVPWSAVDDDPGRLPDPVVLFSPTPSTTVEDVTWGSGRILLTVLDDTESRIDAYAIPDAADGEWTSLPVEGLPEHVSVDVLSCDRLSGMDGADPATGGPVVAGSAVERPHPDDAVLAVSGPVVPPSLVLLHADGSTTTLGSTPHRFETAGIEVTRHTAVSDDGTEVPYTVMRGPGPDGPRPTILYGYGGFEVSMRPAYAALRGALWLEDGGVYVVAGIRGGGEYGPSWHRAAIRENRPRAFEDFASVARTLVDTGVTTRDQLGATGGSNGGLLMGVMLTRYPELFGALAIAVPLLDMKRYHLLLAGASWMAEYGDPDSADWDDFLGAYSPYQQVRPASEVRYPPVLMTTSTRDDRVHPGHARKMTAALDAAGHEVQYYENIEGGHAGAADNSQEARKAVLMYEFFRRRLPRRRPHQG; from the coding sequence ATGACCGATACCGCCATCCCCGACCCCCATCTGCACCTGGAGGCGGTCGACTCCGCCGAGGCACTCGGGTGGGTGCGCGAGCGCAGCGACCGGACCCTCCACGACCTCGCTGGAGGCGACCACGCCGAGATGGCGTACGCCCGAGCCCTGGAGATCCTCGACGCCACCGACCGGATCGCGTGGCCCGTCCTGCGCGGCCGCTACGCCTACACGCTGTGGAAGGACGGCGACCACCCGCGAGGGCTGTGGCGGCGCGTGCCGTGGGCCGTGCTTGCCGACGGCGCACCGGGCGTCGACCACCCTGCGTGGGAGACGCTCGTCGACGTCGGGGCCATGGCAGATGAGGAGGGCGTCAACTGGGTGTACTCCGGCACGGTCGTGCGCCGGCCAGCAGACGATCGTGCGCTACTCCGACTCTCCCGCGGTGGCGCGGACGCCGTGGAGATTCGCGAGTACGACCTCACCACGCGGCGGTTCATCCCCGTGTCCGAGGGCGGGTTCAGGCTGCCCGAGGCCAAGTGTTCGGTGTCCTGGGTGGACCGGGACACCGTGCTGCTCACCGCGCCGCTGGACCCGGCGGGTTCCGACGCCACAGAGTCGGGCTACGCCCGCGTAGTGCGGCTGTGGCGTCGTGGAACCGACCCCGCGCAGGCTCCCGTAATCTTCGAGGGCCGCACCGACGACGTGGCCGTGGGCGCCTCGCACGACCCGGTCACCGGCAGAGTCCTGGCCAGCCGGGCCCCGGACTTCCACACCTCGCGGGAGGTGTTCTGGACCCCGGGCACCGACCCCACCTCATCCTCCCCGCACGCAGTGCCCGTACCCGAGGACTGTGACGTCACCTCGTGCGGCGACTGGTTGATGCTGCGCCCCCGCACCGATCTCGAGATCGCCGGCCGCTCCCACCCCGGCGGTTCGGTGCTCATCGTGCCGTGGTCCGCGGTTGACGACGACCCGGGCCGGCTGCCCGACCCCGTCGTCCTGTTCTCCCCCACCCCCTCCACCACGGTGGAGGACGTGACGTGGGGCAGCGGACGGATCCTGCTGACGGTCCTCGACGACACGGAGTCCCGGATCGACGCCTACGCGATCCCCGACGCCGCCGACGGCGAGTGGACCTCACTGCCCGTCGAGGGCCTGCCGGAACACGTCTCCGTCGACGTGCTGTCCTGCGACCGGCTGTCCGGGATGGACGGCGCCGACCCGGCAACGGGCGGGCCGGTCGTTGCCGGTTCGGCGGTCGAGCGGCCGCACCCCGACGACGCCGTGCTCGCGGTCTCCGGGCCTGTTGTGCCGCCGTCGCTCGTCCTGCTCCACGCGGACGGCAGCACCACGACGCTCGGATCCACCCCACATCGCTTCGAGACCGCTGGTATCGAGGTCACGCGCCACACGGCCGTGAGCGACGACGGCACCGAGGTGCCCTACACCGTCATGCGAGGCCCGGGCCCCGACGGACCGCGACCGACGATCCTCTACGGCTACGGCGGGTTCGAGGTGTCCATGCGGCCCGCCTACGCCGCTCTGCGCGGTGCGCTGTGGCTTGAGGATGGCGGCGTGTACGTGGTGGCCGGGATCCGCGGTGGCGGCGAGTACGGTCCGTCGTGGCACCGAGCTGCGATACGGGAGAATCGCCCCCGGGCATTCGAGGACTTCGCGTCCGTCGCCCGAACCCTCGTCGACACGGGTGTGACGACCCGCGACCAGCTCGGCGCCACCGGCGGGTCCAACGGCGGCCTGCTGATGGGCGTCATGCTGACCCGCTACCCGGAGCTCTTCGGGGCGCTGGCAATCGCCGTGCCCCTGCTGGACATGAAGCGGTACCACCTCTTGCTGGCAGGCGCGTCGTGGATGGCCGAGTACGGGGACCCGGACTCCGCCGACTGGGACGACTTCCTCGGCGCGTACTCCCCGTACCAGCAGGTACGCCCCGCCTCCGAGGTCCGCTATCCGCCGGTCCTCATGACCACCTCGACCCGGGACGACCGCGTCCACCCGGGTCACGCCCGCAAGATGACCGCCGCACTGGATGCCGCGGGACACGAGGTCCAGTACTACGAGAACATCGAGGGCGGGCACGCTGGCGCCGCGGATAATTCGCAGGAGGCCCGGAAGGCGGTCCTCATGTACGAATTCTTCCGGCGTCGGCTTCCTCGTCGTCGTCCCCACCAGGGGTGA